The proteins below come from a single Microbulbifer sp. Q7 genomic window:
- a CDS encoding transglutaminase family protein codes for MRIQANHVNMQAYLQDSPIIDWQHPEIVAAAAELKCRSGAKFGTVRNTFEFVRDEIRHSGDFDVSPVTCRASEVLAAGTGVCFAKSHLLAALLRANDIPAGFCYQRLRLDEAHNRYGLHGLNAVHLDAYGWIRIDARGNKRGITTEFIPPQERLAYIPSADGERDLPDLYAAPLSQVIDLLKRSDSCRTVLENLPDV; via the coding sequence ATGCGAATTCAGGCAAACCACGTGAACATGCAGGCGTATCTACAAGACTCCCCGATTATTGACTGGCAGCACCCGGAAATCGTGGCCGCGGCTGCCGAGCTCAAATGTCGCTCCGGCGCAAAATTCGGCACCGTGCGCAACACCTTCGAGTTTGTTCGCGACGAGATTCGCCACAGCGGTGATTTTGACGTGAGTCCGGTCACCTGTCGGGCATCGGAAGTGCTCGCCGCGGGCACCGGTGTGTGTTTTGCTAAAAGCCACCTGCTGGCGGCGTTGCTGCGTGCCAACGACATCCCCGCGGGCTTCTGTTATCAGCGGCTGCGGCTGGACGAAGCGCACAACCGCTACGGCCTGCATGGCCTCAACGCTGTTCACCTGGATGCCTACGGCTGGATTCGCATCGATGCCCGCGGCAACAAGCGCGGTATCACCACGGAATTTATTCCGCCCCAGGAACGTCTCGCGTACATCCCGTCCGCCGATGGTGAACGCGACCTTCCGGACCTTTATGCGGCGCCGTTATCGCAGGTTATTGATCTGCTGAAACGCAGCGACAGCTGCCGGACGGTTCTGGAAAACCTGCCGGACGTTTAA
- a CDS encoding TetR/AcrR family transcriptional regulator gives MALDKGKSELVYNGRKAQRADSRQRRKAILEATLRIIVKEGIRGIRHRAVAKEAAVPLAATTYYFKHLDDLISDAFTYFVEQNIDHTRALQEESVAVARQLTPEQLAAPAGRRQLIQQLSRFVLSHIRSQASNRDHRVIELAFKNEALRNHQLTRAVRMANQATENMIIEFFELLRLPDPVAAAQIAHGTILNLEFQILSGATAIDSPLLERTVAMMIKALIPPTVEAPADDQPCGATDKQFMRFTVT, from the coding sequence ATGGCTTTAGACAAAGGAAAGTCTGAACTGGTTTATAACGGGCGCAAAGCCCAACGTGCAGACAGCCGTCAGCGCCGCAAAGCCATTCTCGAAGCGACCCTGCGTATCATTGTCAAAGAGGGGATCCGCGGAATCCGTCACCGCGCAGTAGCAAAAGAAGCGGCCGTTCCCCTCGCCGCGACCACCTATTATTTCAAGCACCTCGACGATCTGATCAGCGATGCCTTTACCTATTTCGTGGAACAGAATATCGACCATACCCGTGCCTTGCAGGAAGAAAGTGTTGCCGTAGCCCGGCAACTGACCCCGGAACAACTTGCCGCGCCCGCCGGCCGTCGCCAGCTGATTCAACAGCTGAGTCGTTTTGTACTGTCGCACATCCGCTCGCAGGCGAGTAATCGCGACCACCGCGTCATTGAACTGGCCTTCAAAAACGAAGCGCTGCGCAATCACCAGCTGACACGGGCCGTTCGCATGGCCAATCAGGCCACGGAAAACATGATCATCGAGTTTTTCGAGCTGCTACGTCTCCCCGATCCCGTTGCCGCCGCACAGATTGCCCACGGCACCATCCTCAACCTGGAATTTCAAATCCTGAGTGGCGCCACCGCCATCGACTCTCCGCTACTGGAGCGCACGGTGGCGATGATGATCAAAGCATTGATCCCCCCGACCGTAGAAGCACCCGCAGATGACCAGCCCTGCGGTGCCACTGACAAGCAGTTTATGCGCTTTACCGTCACCTGA
- the cynS gene encoding cyanase, whose amino-acid sequence MISNREQVTAMILSAKVRKELKWSQVADAIGQSKEWTTAACLGQMTLTKAQADVVGELFDLSDEATAWLQIAPYKGSLPTAVPTDPLIYRLYELVNVYGSTIKELIHEEFGDGIMSAIDFSMDIQREEDPKGDRVHMVMSGKFLPYKTY is encoded by the coding sequence ATGATCAGTAACCGCGAACAAGTCACCGCGATGATTCTCTCCGCCAAAGTGCGTAAAGAACTTAAATGGAGTCAGGTCGCCGATGCCATCGGCCAATCCAAGGAGTGGACTACCGCCGCCTGTCTCGGGCAGATGACCCTGACCAAAGCCCAGGCCGATGTGGTCGGGGAGCTGTTTGACCTGAGCGACGAAGCCACGGCCTGGCTGCAGATAGCGCCCTACAAGGGCTCACTGCCCACTGCCGTACCCACCGACCCACTGATCTACCGTCTGTATGAACTGGTGAATGTGTACGGCAGCACGATCAAAGAATTGATTCACGAAGAGTTTGGCGATGGCATCATGAGCGCCATCGACTTTTCCATGGATATCCAGCGCGAGGAAGACCCGAAAGGGGACCGGGTACACATGGTGATGTCTGGCAAGTTCCTGCCCTACAAAACCTATTGA
- the rsxG gene encoding electron transport complex subunit RsxG, with the protein MLRRSIGSNAVILALFALVTAGTLAITQITTREPIERAIREAAAKALLEIVPIERHSNDLLVDTYPIPKQYWAMLGLKQGGNINLARQGDGNIDAVIIPTVAPDGYSGPIEMLVGVNRDGTIAGVRVTNHAETPGLGDKVEVKKSDWIRSFDGTSLDDPGRDMWKVQKDGGAFDQFTGATITPRAVVKQVRTVLDFVAEHRQEIFSAPVSQRAVEVEPPATDDTKQQGDKN; encoded by the coding sequence ATGCTGAGGCGCTCCATCGGCAGCAATGCCGTTATCCTTGCCCTGTTCGCCCTGGTGACCGCCGGCACGCTCGCGATCACCCAGATCACCACCCGCGAACCCATCGAGCGGGCCATTCGCGAAGCGGCTGCCAAGGCCCTGCTGGAAATCGTACCCATCGAGCGCCACAGCAATGACCTGCTGGTGGACACCTATCCCATCCCCAAACAGTACTGGGCCATGCTCGGGCTAAAGCAGGGCGGCAACATCAACCTGGCGCGCCAGGGCGACGGCAACATCGATGCGGTCATCATTCCCACTGTAGCGCCAGACGGCTACTCGGGCCCCATTGAGATGCTGGTGGGCGTCAACCGGGACGGCACTATTGCCGGTGTGCGGGTGACCAACCACGCGGAAACGCCCGGCCTCGGCGATAAAGTAGAAGTAAAGAAAAGCGACTGGATACGCTCATTCGACGGCACTTCCCTGGACGATCCCGGCCGGGATATGTGGAAAGTGCAGAAAGACGGCGGTGCCTTCGACCAGTTCACGGGGGCAACCATCACACCGCGCGCGGTGGTAAAACAGGTGCGCACGGTGCTGGACTTCGTTGCCGAACATCGGCAGGAAATATTTAGCGCACCGGTGTCACAACGCGCGGTTGAGGTAGAACCGCCGGCCACCGACGACACCAAGCAGCAAGGGGACAAAAACTGA
- a CDS encoding electron transport complex subunit E has product MATPEYSEITRNGLWSNNPALVQLLGLCPLLAVTGSVVNAIGLGLATTAVLVCSNLAVSLVRRQMPETVRLPASVMIIATFVTCAELLMKAFTYELYLVLGIFIPLIVTNCAILGRADAFASKNPVLPSVVDGLMMGVGFSAVLIVIGAVREIIGRGTLFSDMDLLLGPAAANWTLPVLGADYSGFLVAVLPPGAFLVAGLLIAGKNAIDASIERRQNLGADIVRGSKRVRTTGKIQ; this is encoded by the coding sequence ATGGCCACCCCGGAATATTCTGAGATTACCCGCAACGGCTTGTGGAGCAACAACCCCGCGCTGGTACAACTGCTCGGCCTGTGTCCGCTGCTGGCGGTCACTGGCTCGGTGGTCAATGCCATCGGCCTGGGCCTTGCCACTACCGCGGTGCTGGTCTGCTCCAACCTCGCCGTGTCCCTGGTGCGGCGGCAGATGCCCGAGACCGTGCGGCTGCCGGCATCGGTCATGATTATTGCCACCTTCGTTACCTGCGCAGAGCTGCTCATGAAAGCGTTTACCTACGAGCTCTACCTGGTACTGGGGATTTTTATTCCACTGATTGTCACCAACTGCGCGATTCTCGGCCGCGCCGATGCCTTTGCCAGCAAAAACCCGGTACTGCCTTCCGTGGTGGATGGACTGATGATGGGTGTGGGCTTCAGTGCGGTGCTGATCGTAATCGGTGCCGTGCGGGAAATTATCGGGCGCGGCACACTGTTCAGTGACATGGACCTGCTGCTGGGGCCGGCCGCGGCCAATTGGACACTGCCGGTGCTGGGGGCTGATTACTCTGGGTTTCTCGTCGCCGTATTGCCGCCCGGTGCGTTTCTGGTTGCCGGTTTGTTAATCGCCGGGAAAAACGCCATCGACGCGAGCATCGAGCGCCGCCAAAACCTCGGTGCGGACATCGTACGCGGCAGCAAGCGCGTGCGAACCACCGGAAAGATCCAGTAA
- the rsxD gene encoding electron transport complex subunit RsxD, translating into MSLMRVTSPHAHSGQSTSKVMLQVAAATIPGVLALVVYFGPGVLINIALCIAAALGTEAAVLKLRGRPVAFYLKDYSALVTALLLGIALPPYCPWWIPVIGSVSAILLAKQLYGGIGYNPFNPAMVGYVVLLISFPVEMTRWAGAAELIQGAPGLDETFALIFGNMNVDGFTRATPLEIVRHNQSTVLAQLYEMEPVFSQGTIAGVGWEMANFGFLLGGLFLLFRRLITWHAPVAMLATLAALSVVFYDGGSSLSEGSPLLHLFSGATMLGAFFIITDPVSGCTSNKGRLIFGAGVGLLVFVIRAWGAYPDAVAFAVLLMNFAAPFIDNYTLPRTYGHKAPRKATDLEEQ; encoded by the coding sequence ATGTCCCTGATGCGAGTCACGTCCCCCCACGCCCATTCCGGCCAGAGCACCTCCAAGGTGATGCTGCAGGTCGCCGCCGCCACCATCCCGGGGGTACTGGCGCTGGTGGTTTACTTCGGCCCCGGCGTGCTGATCAATATCGCCCTGTGTATTGCCGCGGCGCTCGGTACCGAGGCGGCGGTGCTGAAACTGCGCGGCCGCCCGGTGGCCTTTTATCTGAAGGACTACAGCGCGCTGGTTACCGCGTTACTGCTGGGTATTGCGCTGCCCCCCTACTGCCCGTGGTGGATTCCGGTGATTGGCAGTGTGAGCGCTATTTTGCTGGCAAAACAGCTGTACGGCGGTATCGGCTACAACCCGTTCAATCCGGCCATGGTGGGCTATGTGGTTCTGCTGATCAGTTTCCCGGTGGAAATGACCCGCTGGGCCGGTGCCGCCGAGCTGATCCAGGGTGCGCCGGGGCTGGATGAAACCTTTGCCCTGATTTTCGGCAATATGAACGTGGATGGTTTTACCCGTGCCACCCCGCTGGAAATCGTGCGCCACAACCAGTCCACGGTCCTCGCCCAGCTGTACGAGATGGAACCAGTGTTCAGCCAGGGCACCATCGCCGGTGTCGGCTGGGAGATGGCCAATTTCGGATTCCTGCTCGGTGGTTTGTTCCTGCTGTTCCGACGTCTGATCACCTGGCATGCGCCGGTGGCCATGCTCGCCACCCTGGCCGCGCTGTCTGTGGTGTTTTATGACGGTGGTAGCTCCCTCAGCGAAGGCTCCCCGCTGCTGCACCTGTTCTCCGGCGCCACCATGCTCGGTGCCTTCTTTATCATCACCGATCCAGTGAGCGGCTGTACCAGCAACAAGGGCCGGCTGATTTTTGGTGCCGGTGTCGGGCTGCTGGTGTTCGTTATCCGCGCCTGGGGCGCCTACCCGGACGCCGTCGCGTTTGCGGTACTGCTGATGAACTTCGCGGCGCCGTTTATCGATAACTACACCCTGCCCCGCACTTACGGCCACAAAGCCCCGCGCAAGGCAACCGACCTGGAGGAGCAGTGA
- the yghU gene encoding glutathione-dependent disulfide-bond oxidoreductase, with the protein MSDERYTPPRVWKWDSESGGQFANINRPIAGPTHDKELPVGKHPMQLYSLATPNGVKVTLMLEELLALGFEGAEYDAHLIRITEGDQFGSGFVDINPNSKIPALVDHSTNPPIRVFESGSILLYLAEKFGAFLPHTPEQRTETLNWLFWQMGAAPYLGGGFGHFYAYAPEKYEYPINRFTMEVKRQLDVLDRQLAEHPFVAGKEYTIADMAIWPWYGAVVKNKAYDAAEFLEAHTYKHVNRWVDEIGERPAVKRGSMVNRTWGDPAGQLHERHDASDFDLRTQDKIGDENGE; encoded by the coding sequence ATGTCCGACGAGCGTTATACCCCACCCAGAGTCTGGAAGTGGGACTCCGAAAGCGGCGGCCAGTTCGCCAACATCAATCGCCCCATTGCCGGCCCCACCCACGACAAAGAGCTGCCGGTGGGCAAGCACCCCATGCAGCTGTATTCCCTCGCTACCCCCAACGGGGTCAAAGTTACCCTCATGCTCGAGGAGCTGCTGGCGCTTGGCTTCGAGGGCGCCGAATACGATGCGCATCTGATCCGCATTACCGAGGGGGATCAGTTCGGCAGTGGCTTCGTCGATATCAATCCCAACTCAAAAATTCCCGCGCTGGTGGACCACAGTACCAATCCGCCGATTCGCGTATTTGAGTCCGGTTCTATCCTGCTGTACCTGGCAGAAAAATTCGGGGCGTTTCTACCGCACACCCCAGAACAGCGCACCGAAACACTCAACTGGCTGTTCTGGCAGATGGGCGCCGCGCCCTATCTCGGTGGCGGGTTCGGCCACTTCTACGCCTACGCGCCGGAAAAATACGAGTACCCCATCAATCGCTTCACCATGGAGGTAAAGCGTCAGCTGGATGTGCTCGACCGGCAGCTGGCAGAGCATCCGTTTGTTGCGGGCAAGGAATACACCATTGCCGATATGGCGATCTGGCCCTGGTATGGCGCGGTGGTAAAAAACAAAGCGTATGATGCGGCGGAGTTTCTGGAAGCCCACACCTATAAACACGTAAACCGCTGGGTGGACGAGATTGGCGAGCGTCCTGCGGTCAAGCGGGGAAGCATGGTGAATCGGACCTGGGGTGACCCAGCCGGGCAGCTACATGAACGGCACGACGCCAGCGATTTTGATCTGCGCACACAGGACAAAATCGGCGATGAAAATGGCGAGTAA
- the rsxB gene encoding electron transport complex subunit RsxB, translated as MMEWLSEISTPLLILGGMALVFGALLGFAAVRFRVEGDPIVDQIDSLLPQTQCGQCGHPGCRPYAEAIANGEAINKCPPGGQATINELANLLDVEPTPLDAEHGVEDVKKVAFIREPECIGCTKCIQACPVDAIVGAAKQMHTVIVDECTGCDLCVEPCPVDCIDMIPLETSLQQWHPNKPNDGIQLIASDRPDLHDDDRSAA; from the coding sequence ATGATGGAATGGCTGTCTGAAATATCCACGCCCCTGCTGATTCTCGGTGGCATGGCCCTGGTGTTCGGCGCCCTGCTGGGCTTTGCCGCGGTGCGCTTCCGGGTGGAAGGCGACCCGATTGTGGACCAGATCGATTCGCTGTTGCCGCAGACCCAGTGCGGCCAGTGCGGCCATCCGGGCTGCCGGCCTTACGCCGAGGCCATTGCCAACGGCGAGGCGATCAACAAGTGTCCGCCGGGAGGCCAGGCCACCATCAACGAGCTGGCCAATCTGCTGGATGTGGAGCCGACGCCCCTGGACGCGGAGCACGGGGTGGAAGACGTCAAAAAAGTGGCGTTTATCCGCGAGCCGGAATGTATCGGCTGTACCAAATGCATTCAGGCCTGCCCGGTAGACGCCATTGTCGGCGCGGCCAAACAGATGCACACGGTGATTGTGGACGAGTGCACCGGCTGCGACCTGTGTGTGGAGCCCTGCCCGGTGGACTGCATCGACATGATTCCGCTGGAAACCAGCCTGCAGCAATGGCACCCGAACAAACCCAACGACGGAATCCAATTGATTGCCAGTGACAGACCGGACCTGCACGATGACGACCGGAGTGCAGCATGA
- the rsxC gene encoding electron transport complex subunit RsxC, translated as MSQVDHRQSATERRAAREAHLIASEKARGLSRELKVNDFHGGVHPPENKHQSTGEPIGTVPLAEDLIVPLNQHIGETAIPLVKLGDQVLKGQKIAEADGPISCPVHAPSSGTVVAIEPMSVPHPSGMAADCIQIRTDGRDAWCALSPLNDYTSLDIDTVLEKIRDCGIAGMGGAGFPTAVKLNPRGGAAIDTLIINGTECEPYITADDMLMREHADEIIGGVEVLAHLLEQPERVLIGIEDNKPEAIKAMQQAAEGTRFHVVTFPTKYPSGGEKQLIEILTGREVPNEGLPANVGVVCQNVGTARAVFRAVTLGEPLISRITTVVGESLDRQRNIEVPLGTPIRHILENHWIDRKRLQRIVIGGPMMGYTIKDESAPVVKTTNCILVPTDKELPPPPPAQACIRCGLCAEVCPASLLPQQLYWYARAEDRDKLQAYNLFDCIECGACSYVCPSSIPLVQYYRAAKGDIREARLEKEKADRARERFEYRKLRLEKAEQQKEAKRLARKKAAEEARKLREQQASSPDAQAAKQESDVVAAALARVKAKQASPDQQLARAQRTLTSAEHRVERMQGKLHGAEESQKPQLEAQLKTAELKLKEARDKLAEVQKLAAAAPVQTPHTNQSGPSITEDKLTVASASSSAAGDAIERAKAAAAARATMSPQEKLAQEIEALQKRVQKAEARLAKARSEDDPNTSAFATALEKMQGKLQEKQAQQGRNGSGN; from the coding sequence ATGAGCCAGGTAGACCACAGACAAAGCGCCACCGAGCGCCGCGCAGCCCGTGAAGCCCACCTGATCGCCAGCGAAAAAGCCCGGGGCCTATCCCGGGAGCTCAAGGTCAATGATTTCCACGGCGGTGTCCATCCGCCGGAGAACAAGCACCAGTCCACTGGCGAACCCATCGGCACGGTCCCCTTGGCGGAGGACCTGATCGTCCCGCTCAACCAGCATATCGGCGAAACCGCCATCCCGCTGGTCAAACTGGGGGATCAGGTACTCAAAGGCCAGAAGATCGCGGAAGCGGACGGGCCGATCAGCTGCCCGGTACACGCACCCTCCTCCGGCACCGTGGTGGCGATTGAGCCGATGTCGGTACCCCACCCCTCCGGGATGGCGGCGGACTGTATCCAGATCCGTACCGACGGCCGCGACGCATGGTGCGCACTCTCGCCCCTGAACGACTACACCAGCCTGGACATTGATACGGTGCTGGAAAAAATCCGCGACTGCGGTATCGCCGGTATGGGGGGTGCGGGCTTTCCCACGGCGGTAAAGCTCAACCCCCGCGGCGGCGCAGCCATCGACACCCTGATCATCAATGGCACCGAGTGCGAGCCCTATATCACCGCCGATGACATGCTGATGCGTGAGCACGCCGACGAGATCATCGGCGGTGTGGAAGTGCTCGCACACCTGCTGGAGCAGCCAGAGCGGGTGTTGATCGGTATCGAAGACAACAAGCCCGAAGCGATCAAGGCCATGCAGCAGGCCGCAGAGGGCACCCGCTTCCACGTGGTGACCTTTCCCACCAAGTACCCCTCCGGCGGTGAAAAACAGCTGATCGAGATTCTCACCGGGCGCGAGGTACCAAACGAGGGGCTGCCGGCCAACGTCGGTGTGGTCTGCCAGAACGTGGGCACGGCGCGGGCCGTGTTCCGGGCCGTCACCCTCGGCGAGCCGCTTATCAGCCGCATAACCACCGTGGTGGGCGAATCCCTCGACCGCCAGCGCAATATTGAGGTACCACTGGGCACCCCGATCCGCCATATCCTGGAAAACCACTGGATAGACCGCAAGCGGCTGCAGCGCATTGTGATCGGCGGCCCAATGATGGGCTACACCATCAAGGACGAGTCCGCGCCGGTGGTCAAAACCACCAACTGTATCCTGGTGCCTACCGACAAAGAACTCCCGCCTCCGCCACCGGCCCAGGCCTGCATCCGTTGCGGCCTCTGTGCCGAAGTCTGCCCGGCGAGCCTGCTGCCCCAGCAGCTCTACTGGTATGCGCGCGCGGAAGACCGCGACAAACTGCAGGCCTACAACCTGTTTGACTGTATCGAGTGCGGCGCCTGCTCCTATGTGTGCCCATCCAGTATTCCGCTGGTGCAGTATTACCGTGCCGCCAAGGGCGACATTCGCGAAGCGCGCCTGGAAAAAGAAAAGGCCGACCGTGCGCGCGAGCGCTTCGAATACCGCAAGCTGCGCCTGGAAAAAGCCGAGCAGCAAAAAGAAGCCAAGCGGCTCGCCCGGAAGAAAGCCGCCGAAGAAGCGCGCAAGCTGCGCGAGCAACAGGCCTCCAGCCCGGATGCGCAGGCGGCAAAGCAGGAATCCGATGTGGTGGCCGCGGCACTGGCGCGGGTCAAGGCCAAACAGGCCAGTCCGGACCAGCAGCTGGCCCGTGCCCAGCGCACCCTGACCAGTGCCGAGCACCGTGTAGAGCGCATGCAGGGCAAGCTCCACGGGGCTGAGGAATCCCAGAAGCCGCAGCTGGAAGCCCAGCTGAAAACCGCCGAGTTAAAGCTGAAGGAAGCCCGCGACAAGCTGGCAGAAGTGCAAAAACTGGCAGCGGCGGCACCGGTGCAGACACCTCACACGAACCAGTCCGGGCCGTCCATCACCGAAGACAAGCTCACCGTCGCCAGCGCTTCCTCATCTGCCGCCGGCGATGCCATCGAAAGAGCCAAGGCCGCGGCGGCCGCCCGCGCCACCATGAGCCCGCAAGAGAAGCTGGCCCAGGAGATCGAGGCCCTGCAAAAACGCGTGCAGAAGGCGGAGGCACGGCTGGCCAAGGCCCGCAGTGAGGACGACCCGAACACCAGCGCCTTTGCAACGGCACTGGAAAAAATGCAGGGCAAGCTGCAGGAAAAGCAGGCCCAGCAGGGCCGCAACGGCAGTGGGAATTGA
- a CDS encoding bifunctional protein-serine/threonine kinase/phosphatase has protein sequence MNNTLQLDIGQYSSAGLKAENQDSCGIRFPPEPQLGLKGAALAIADGISSSTVSAIASETAVKSFLDDYYCTSDGWSVQSAVAQVLKATNAWLYDQTRQSPYRYDKDKGYVCTFSSAIFKGGEAHLFHIGDSRIYRLRRGSLEQLTHDHRQWVGEQRSYLSRALGVAPQVEADYRRLTLEVGDVYILTTDGVHESLSQAELAGHLEQRDSDLSDIARTLVDKALANGSTDNLTVQLVRVAELPEATPQLTEQVEKLPLPPLLKSGDAFDGYRIEREIHASSRSHVYLAYDQASDTRVVLKTPSIDLSDDPAYLERLLMEEWVARRVNSVHVIHAAATHRPRTYLYTAMELAEGQNLRQWMTDNPNPDLETVRGIVEQVAKGLQALHRAEILHQDVRPENIMISSAGTVTLIDLGSAQVSGIAASYLMNFPEGIAAEGIAANAGETSPQILGTALYSAPEYFLGDLGTPRSDLFSLAVLTYHLLSGEFPYGTRVARCTTQAAQHKLRYRSVLSESREIPAWIDSALKKALQINPLRRHEALSEFVRELRHPNPEYIHATRPPLMERYPVRFWQSVSGILLLIIVYLLSIIGTTT, from the coding sequence ATGAACAACACTCTGCAACTCGACATCGGTCAGTACAGCAGCGCCGGCCTCAAAGCGGAAAATCAGGACAGCTGTGGCATACGCTTTCCGCCTGAGCCGCAACTGGGGCTGAAAGGCGCCGCATTGGCGATCGCCGATGGCATCAGCTCAAGCACGGTCAGCGCCATTGCCAGCGAGACTGCGGTAAAAAGTTTTCTCGACGACTACTACTGCACGTCCGACGGCTGGAGCGTACAAAGTGCTGTGGCGCAGGTATTGAAGGCCACCAATGCCTGGCTCTATGACCAGACCCGACAAAGCCCCTACCGGTACGATAAAGACAAGGGGTATGTGTGTACGTTCAGCAGCGCAATTTTCAAGGGTGGGGAGGCCCACCTGTTCCATATTGGTGACTCGCGCATTTACCGTCTGCGCCGCGGCTCCCTGGAGCAACTCACCCACGACCATCGCCAGTGGGTGGGCGAACAACGCAGCTATCTCAGCCGCGCCCTCGGGGTTGCACCACAGGTGGAGGCGGATTACCGGCGACTGACACTGGAAGTGGGCGATGTCTATATCCTTACCACCGATGGGGTGCACGAATCCCTCTCGCAGGCCGAGTTGGCCGGACACCTGGAGCAGCGTGACAGCGACCTCAGCGATATCGCCAGGACCCTGGTCGACAAGGCCCTGGCCAACGGCAGCACGGATAACCTGACGGTGCAATTAGTGCGTGTCGCCGAGCTACCTGAGGCCACGCCACAATTGACCGAACAGGTAGAGAAGCTACCTCTCCCGCCGCTGTTAAAAAGCGGTGACGCCTTCGACGGCTACCGCATTGAGCGCGAGATACATGCCAGTAGCCGAAGCCACGTCTACCTGGCGTACGACCAGGCGAGCGATACCCGTGTGGTACTGAAAACCCCGTCCATCGACCTGTCAGACGATCCCGCCTATCTGGAAAGGCTGTTGATGGAAGAGTGGGTGGCCCGTCGCGTGAACAGCGTGCACGTGATCCATGCAGCAGCCACCCATCGCCCCCGCACCTATCTGTATACCGCCATGGAGCTGGCCGAAGGTCAGAACCTGCGCCAGTGGATGACCGACAACCCCAACCCCGATCTGGAAACCGTGCGCGGCATCGTGGAACAGGTGGCCAAAGGCCTGCAGGCGCTGCATCGGGCGGAAATCCTGCACCAGGATGTGCGGCCAGAAAACATCATGATCAGCAGCGCAGGCACCGTCACGCTGATCGACCTGGGCTCGGCCCAGGTCAGCGGTATTGCGGCAAGTTACCTGATGAATTTTCCGGAAGGTATTGCGGCAGAGGGTATTGCGGCAAACGCCGGGGAAACCAGCCCGCAGATTCTCGGCACCGCCCTGTACAGCGCACCGGAGTATTTTCTTGGCGACCTGGGCACCCCGCGCTCGGACCTTTTTTCTCTGGCAGTGCTGACCTATCACCTGCTATCTGGCGAATTTCCCTACGGCACCCGGGTGGCGCGCTGCACCACCCAGGCCGCGCAACACAAGTTGCGCTACCGCAGTGTTCTGAGCGAATCCCGGGAAATTCCCGCCTGGATCGATTCCGCCCTGAAAAAAGCACTGCAAATAAACCCGCTGCGACGCCACGAAGCCCTTTCGGAATTTGTGCGCGAGCTGCGGCACCCGAACCCGGAATACATCCATGCCACTCGCCCGCCGTTGATGGAGCGCTATCCGGTGCGTTTCTGGCAGTCGGTCAGCGGCATTCTACTGCTGATTATTGTGTACCTGCTGAGCATCATCGGCACAACCACCTGA
- the rsxA gene encoding electron transport complex subunit RsxA translates to MTEFTVILLSTILVNNYVLVQFLGLCPFMGVSNKLETAIGMAGATTFVLTLAAICSYLVNTYLLEPFGMEYLRTISFILVIAVVVQFARMFIEKTSPLLHRVLGVFLPLITTNCAVLGVALQNTLKANNFVQSTLYGFGAAVGFSLVLILFSAMRERLAVADVPKPFKGAAIGMMTAGLMSLAFMGFSGLV, encoded by the coding sequence ATGACCGAATTTACCGTCATCCTGCTTTCTACCATCCTGGTGAACAATTATGTGCTGGTGCAGTTCCTTGGCCTGTGCCCGTTCATGGGGGTTTCCAACAAGCTCGAGACCGCCATTGGCATGGCGGGCGCCACCACCTTTGTGCTGACCCTGGCGGCCATTTGCTCCTACCTGGTGAATACCTACTTACTCGAACCCTTCGGGATGGAGTACCTGCGCACTATTTCCTTCATTCTGGTGATCGCGGTAGTGGTGCAGTTCGCACGCATGTTCATCGAAAAAACCAGCCCGCTGCTGCACCGCGTGCTGGGTGTCTTTCTACCGCTGATTACCACCAACTGTGCAGTGCTCGGTGTGGCACTGCAGAACACCCTGAAAGCCAACAACTTTGTGCAGTCCACCCTGTACGGCTTCGGCGCCGCGGTGGGCTTCTCGCTGGTGCTGATCCTGTTTTCCGCGATGCGTGAGCGCCTCGCGGTGGCCGATGTACCCAAACCCTTCAAGGGCGCAGCCATCGGCATGATGACTGCCGGGCTAATGTCATTGGCCTTTATGGGCTTCAGCGGACTGGTATAA